The Halorhabdus sp. BNX81 genome includes a region encoding these proteins:
- a CDS encoding Hsp20/alpha crystallin family protein gives MRRDDRDDPFDDFFAELERMMNDMMSGEFDMHVERRDPDAPAQSNAIHFDVYEEGDRLRVVADLPGVSKDAIDLKCDGEQLTIDAAGTQREYHDRVDLPTRVDEHTADASYNNGILEVSFETSGDSADIDLS, from the coding sequence ATGCGACGAGACGATCGTGACGACCCGTTTGATGATTTCTTCGCAGAGTTAGAGCGGATGATGAACGACATGATGAGCGGCGAGTTCGACATGCACGTCGAGCGCCGCGATCCGGACGCACCCGCTCAGTCGAATGCGATCCACTTCGATGTCTACGAGGAAGGCGACCGTCTCCGGGTCGTCGCGGACCTGCCCGGGGTGTCCAAGGACGCGATAGATCTCAAGTGCGACGGCGAACAGCTCACGATCGACGCAGCGGGTACCCAGCGGGAATATCACGATCGGGTCGACCTGCCCACCCGCGTCGACGAACACACTGCCGACGCCAGCTACAACAACGGCATCCTCGAAGTCAGCTTCGAGACCAGCGGGGATTCGGCCGATATCGACCTGTCCTGA
- a CDS encoding RimK family alpha-L-glutamate ligase encodes MLRLAVPTQAESYERLQEPLADRDIEVLALQTSERTVSLGGDPFPDVDVGYVFPPRLMEGGVAAAALSVPWLNDRAAVLRSRNKAGTVQRLADAGISVPRTVMISNPVDREELVAAFDRFDPPVVVKPNSTSRGTGVTLAHDLDSFLGIADYLDLVHDYRATDDRSFLLQEYIPDARDYRVMLLDGEYVGAVERRLPEAAETNRWKHNVHNGGTPTPVDLDDECRAVAESVADVMAIPLLGVDLLVTDDRVLVTETNARPTIDAEHYDDGFWDRLAATIRRTARQGGRR; translated from the coding sequence ATGCTCCGGCTCGCGGTCCCGACCCAGGCCGAATCCTACGAACGCCTCCAGGAGCCGCTTGCCGACCGCGATATCGAGGTCCTCGCGCTGCAGACGAGCGAACGGACGGTCTCCCTCGGGGGCGACCCGTTCCCGGACGTCGACGTCGGCTACGTCTTTCCGCCACGACTTATGGAAGGCGGCGTCGCGGCGGCGGCACTCTCGGTCCCCTGGCTCAACGATCGGGCTGCTGTCCTCCGCTCGCGAAACAAAGCCGGAACGGTACAACGACTGGCCGACGCCGGTATCTCCGTCCCCCGGACGGTGATGATCTCGAATCCGGTCGACCGCGAGGAACTCGTCGCGGCGTTCGACCGGTTCGATCCGCCCGTGGTCGTCAAGCCGAACTCGACGTCGCGTGGCACTGGCGTCACCCTGGCACACGATCTCGACTCGTTTCTGGGGATCGCCGACTACCTCGATCTGGTCCACGACTACCGCGCGACCGACGACCGCTCGTTTCTCCTTCAGGAGTACATCCCGGACGCCCGCGACTATCGCGTGATGTTGCTCGATGGGGAGTACGTCGGTGCGGTCGAGCGACGGCTTCCCGAAGCGGCCGAGACGAACCGATGGAAGCACAACGTCCACAATGGTGGGACACCGACACCGGTCGATCTGGACGACGAATGCCGAGCGGTGGCCGAATCCGTCGCCGACGTGATGGCCATTCCGCTGCTCGGTGTCGATCTGCTCGTGACCGATGACCGAGTCCTGGTGACCGAAACCAACGCCCGCCCGACGATCGACGCCGAACACTACGATGATGGGTTCTGGGATCGGCTTGCGGCGACGATTCGACGGACGGCCCGACAGGGCGGTCGACGCTGA
- a CDS encoding 50S ribosomal protein L16 has protein sequence MSEKPASMYRDIDKPSYTRREYITGIPGSKIAQHQMGDTNADPDDYPVQISLVVEETVQLRHGSMEASRLSANRHLIKELGEGNYTMTLRKFPHQVIRENKQATGAGADRVSDGMRQSFGKIVGTAARVQAGERLFTAYCDVEQAEAVKEAFRRAYNKITPPCRIKVERGEELLIA, from the coding sequence ATGTCCGAGAAACCTGCGTCGATGTACCGCGACATCGACAAGCCGTCGTATACCCGGCGCGAATATATCACCGGCATCCCCGGATCGAAGATCGCACAGCACCAGATGGGCGATACGAACGCCGATCCTGATGATTATCCTGTCCAGATCTCGCTGGTCGTCGAGGAGACCGTCCAGCTTCGTCACGGTTCGATGGAGGCCTCCCGCCTCTCGGCGAACCGCCACCTCATCAAGGAACTCGGCGAGGGCAACTACACGATGACGCTGCGGAAGTTCCCCCACCAGGTCATCCGGGAGAACAAACAGGCGACCGGTGCGGGAGCCGACCGTGTGTCCGACGGCATGCGCCAGTCCTTCGGGAAGATCGTCGGCACGGCCGCCCGCGTCCAGGCCGGCGAGCGACTCTTCACCGCCTACTGTGACGTCGAGCAGGCCGAGGCCGTCAAGGAAGCGTTCCGCCGTGCGTACAACAAGATCACCCCGCCCTGCCGGATCAAGGTCGAGCGCGGCGAAGAGTTGCTGATCGCCTGA
- a CDS encoding glutathione S-transferase family protein produces MNMLVEGEWRTDAYQTTNEDGAFERGTTAFRDRIEDDPDARFQPEAGRYHLYVCRACPWAHRTLITRKLKGLDEAITVDYVDPYRGEDGWQFTPEKDGCTPDTVNGSDYLREVYVEADPDMTGRVTVPVLWDKQEDTIVNNESAEIMRMLDTAFDGTVGAHDVDLYPEGYQAEVDEIIEAIYEPINNGVYKTGFADSQAAYDEAVEELFDALDHWDSVLADQRYLAGDRLTEADIAMFTTLVRFDEVYHTHFMCNHKLIREYDNLWPYLRDLYQTPGVAETVNMDHIKEHYYTTHPDVSPKRIVPKGPDPDFTASHDRDALPGGPPADLD; encoded by the coding sequence ATGAACATGCTCGTCGAGGGCGAGTGGCGCACCGACGCCTACCAGACGACCAACGAGGACGGCGCGTTCGAACGCGGGACGACCGCGTTTCGGGATCGCATCGAGGACGACCCGGACGCGCGGTTCCAGCCCGAAGCCGGCCGGTATCACCTCTACGTCTGCCGGGCCTGCCCGTGGGCCCACCGGACGCTGATCACGCGCAAACTCAAGGGGCTGGACGAGGCGATCACGGTCGACTACGTCGACCCCTACCGCGGCGAGGACGGCTGGCAGTTCACCCCCGAGAAGGACGGCTGCACGCCGGACACGGTCAACGGGAGCGACTACCTCCGGGAGGTCTACGTCGAAGCCGACCCCGACATGACCGGCCGCGTGACGGTGCCGGTCCTCTGGGACAAACAGGAAGATACCATCGTCAACAACGAGTCCGCCGAGATCATGCGGATGCTCGATACGGCGTTCGACGGCACCGTTGGCGCCCACGACGTCGATCTCTACCCCGAGGGCTATCAGGCGGAGGTCGACGAAATCATCGAGGCCATCTACGAGCCGATCAACAACGGCGTCTACAAGACGGGCTTTGCGGACTCCCAGGCGGCCTACGACGAGGCTGTCGAGGAGCTTTTCGACGCGCTTGATCACTGGGATTCGGTGCTGGCCGACCAGCGCTATCTGGCGGGCGATCGGCTGACCGAGGCGGACATCGCGATGTTCACCACCCTCGTCCGATTCGACGAGGTCTATCACACGCACTTCATGTGCAACCACAAGCTGATCCGGGAATACGACAATCTCTGGCCATACCTGCGTGATCTCTACCAGACCCCGGGGGTGGCCGAGACCGTCAACATGGATCACATCAAAGAGCACTACTACACGACCCACCCGGACGTCAGCCCCAAACGGATCGTTCCGAAAGGACCCGATCCCGACTTCACGGCATCGCACGACCGGGACGCGCTTCCCGGCGGCCCGCCCGCAGACCTGGACTGA
- the hcp gene encoding hydroxylamine reductase gives MMDCLQCEQTLDGGCTTAGVCGKDPNLDSVQETMILGAKGVSAYAHHAREMGYVDEGVDATVHETLFHTLTNVNFDMDETIGQALDLGSAAIDAMELLDDAHTETLGTPEPAEVPENQVAGKSIVVTGHDLYALKELLEQSEGEGVNVYTHSEMLPAHGYPELAKYDHLKGNVGEAWFDQQDLFREFPGAIVGTSNCLMPPSGSYADRFYTTTVAGLEGATHLEDGDFSPVIEHAKELPEPDAGEWNSDETLSTGFYHETVLDMAPQIVEAVEEGKLRHFFVIAGCDGPTDGREYYRELAKSVPEDCVVLTTGCGKFRFNDLEYGTVPETEIPRFIDLGQCNNSISTVKIAAALAEAFDCSVNDLPVSIVLSWFEQKAVAVLLGLFDLGIQNVRIGPTIPEWLTDDVVELLNDEFGLQAVGDPEDDLAEMLGEPV, from the coding sequence ATGATGGACTGCCTGCAGTGCGAGCAGACGTTAGACGGCGGGTGTACGACCGCCGGCGTATGCGGCAAGGACCCGAACCTGGACAGCGTTCAGGAGACGATGATCCTCGGCGCGAAAGGTGTCTCCGCCTACGCCCACCACGCCCGCGAAATGGGATACGTCGACGAAGGTGTCGACGCGACCGTCCACGAGACGTTGTTCCACACGTTGACGAACGTCAACTTCGACATGGACGAGACCATCGGCCAGGCACTGGATCTGGGGTCGGCCGCCATCGACGCGATGGAACTGCTCGACGACGCCCACACCGAGACACTCGGGACACCCGAACCCGCCGAAGTGCCCGAAAACCAGGTTGCGGGCAAGTCGATCGTCGTCACCGGCCATGATCTGTACGCCCTCAAGGAACTGCTCGAACAGTCCGAGGGCGAAGGGGTCAACGTCTACACCCACTCGGAGATGCTGCCGGCCCACGGCTACCCCGAACTCGCGAAGTACGACCACCTCAAGGGCAACGTCGGGGAAGCGTGGTTCGACCAGCAGGACCTCTTCCGTGAGTTCCCCGGGGCGATCGTCGGGACCTCGAACTGCCTGATGCCGCCGTCCGGCAGTTACGCCGATCGGTTCTACACGACGACGGTCGCCGGGCTGGAAGGAGCGACCCACCTCGAAGACGGCGACTTCTCGCCGGTCATCGAACACGCCAAGGAACTCCCCGAGCCGGACGCTGGGGAGTGGAACAGCGACGAAACCCTCTCGACGGGCTTCTATCACGAGACCGTCCTCGACATGGCCCCCCAGATCGTCGAGGCCGTCGAGGAAGGCAAGCTCCGGCACTTCTTCGTCATCGCGGGCTGTGACGGCCCGACCGACGGCCGTGAGTACTACCGCGAACTCGCAAAGAGCGTGCCCGAGGACTGCGTCGTGCTCACCACCGGGTGTGGCAAGTTCCGGTTCAACGATCTGGAATACGGCACCGTCCCAGAGACGGAGATTCCTCGCTTTATCGACCTGGGGCAGTGTAACAACTCCATCTCGACGGTCAAGATCGCGGCGGCACTGGCGGAGGCCTTCGACTGTAGCGTCAACGATCTGCCAGTCAGCATCGTCCTCTCGTGGTTCGAGCAGAAGGCCGTCGCGGTCCTGCTCGGGCTGTTCGACCTGGGCATTCAGAACGTCCGGATCGGTCCGACGATCCCCGAGTGGCTCACCGACGACGTGGTCGAACTCCTCAACGACGAGTTCGGCCTGCAAGCCGTCGGCGATCCCGAAGACGACCTCGCCGAGATGCTCGGCGAACCAGTCTAA
- a CDS encoding MBL fold metallo-hydrolase encodes MVTSDWGEWLPAAIENTTPDGVAIWYLGCNGFVLKDGAGTTIFIDPYLGTGDPPRTVRMLPVPFDPRDVAAADAIVVTHDHVDHVHGPSQAPILAETGATFYAPDASLAVAEQAGWTDEWDVADGQLSSVSIGETIEIGAFTLHVADANDPDAEEPVSYVIEHEAGTFFHGGDARPGAFESIGERFDIDLGVLAFGSVGMVPDAIGETPTRTRWYNDENMIVEAANELELDALLPSHWDMWKGMTADPTALYDHVRSFPYPKRLDIVEIGDRIDL; translated from the coding sequence ATGGTCACCTCAGACTGGGGCGAGTGGCTGCCGGCTGCTATCGAGAACACGACTCCCGACGGGGTCGCAATCTGGTATCTGGGTTGTAATGGATTCGTTCTCAAAGACGGGGCAGGGACGACCATCTTCATCGACCCGTATCTCGGGACGGGCGATCCACCGCGGACAGTCCGCATGCTCCCCGTTCCGTTCGATCCACGGGATGTGGCGGCGGCCGACGCGATCGTCGTGACTCATGACCACGTCGATCACGTCCACGGGCCGAGCCAGGCCCCGATCCTCGCGGAGACGGGGGCGACCTTCTACGCACCGGACGCGAGCCTCGCTGTCGCCGAGCAAGCGGGGTGGACCGACGAGTGGGACGTGGCCGACGGCCAGCTATCCTCGGTTTCGATCGGGGAGACCATCGAGATCGGCGCGTTCACGCTTCACGTTGCGGATGCCAACGACCCGGACGCCGAGGAACCAGTCTCGTACGTCATCGAGCACGAAGCGGGGACGTTCTTCCACGGCGGGGACGCTCGACCGGGTGCCTTCGAGTCCATCGGCGAGCGATTCGACATCGATCTGGGCGTGTTGGCGTTCGGCAGCGTCGGGATGGTACCCGACGCCATCGGCGAGACGCCCACGCGCACGCGGTGGTACAACGACGAGAACATGATCGTCGAAGCGGCTAACGAACTCGAATTGGATGCGCTGTTGCCGAGCCACTGGGACATGTGGAAGGGGATGACGGCGGATCCGACGGCGTTGTACGATCACGTCCGGTCGTTTCCGTATCCAAAGCGACTGGATATTGTCGAGATCGGCGACCGGATCGATCTCTAA
- a CDS encoding citrate/2-methylcitrate synthase yields MSDEEIHRGLADVTVTETQLSDIDGEAGQLWIAGYPVGELAANATYPETVYLLLYDRLPDADELADFEDELCSYRTLPEPCYNAVVAAAERGAGPMAALRMGAATATAVEPNDPEADALRLIARLPTITATYWRVLQGQEPLEPRLDLGHAANYLYMLTGEEPTEAQVAGLETYLSTVVDHGLNASTFTARTIVSTESELVSAITGAIGALRGDLHGGAPDLVLEMLEALEDTEDIRTELAGRLEAGERLMGFGHRVYGARDPRAAVLEDAAAAFYEGEDDFFAHAKTVEAEARGVLAEHRPDLDLDTNVEFYTAVLLSGVGIPPELFTPTFAVSRVAGWSAHCLEQLDDNRLIRPRSTFVGEHDRQWVPLGDR; encoded by the coding sequence ATGAGTGACGAGGAAATACACCGCGGACTCGCGGACGTGACAGTCACCGAGACGCAGCTGAGCGACATCGACGGCGAGGCCGGCCAGTTGTGGATCGCGGGCTACCCCGTCGGGGAACTCGCGGCGAACGCGACTTACCCCGAGACGGTCTACCTCCTTCTGTACGACCGGCTGCCGGACGCCGACGAACTCGCCGACTTCGAAGACGAACTGTGCTCGTATCGGACGCTGCCCGAACCCTGCTACAACGCCGTCGTTGCGGCCGCCGAGCGCGGGGCTGGACCGATGGCTGCCCTCCGGATGGGCGCGGCGACTGCCACGGCCGTCGAGCCCAACGATCCCGAGGCCGACGCGCTCCGATTGATCGCCCGATTGCCGACGATCACGGCGACCTACTGGCGGGTGCTCCAGGGGCAGGAGCCCTTAGAGCCCAGACTCGATCTCGGCCACGCGGCCAACTACCTTTACATGCTGACCGGCGAGGAACCCACCGAGGCACAGGTTGCGGGCTTGGAGACGTACCTCTCTACGGTCGTCGATCACGGCCTCAATGCCTCGACCTTTACCGCCCGGACGATCGTGTCGACGGAGTCGGAACTCGTCTCGGCGATCACCGGCGCGATCGGTGCCCTCCGCGGGGACCTCCACGGCGGTGCACCGGATCTCGTCTTGGAGATGCTCGAAGCGCTAGAAGACACCGAGGATATCCGGACCGAACTCGCGGGACGACTCGAGGCCGGCGAACGACTGATGGGCTTCGGGCATCGGGTTTACGGCGCGCGCGATCCGCGGGCGGCCGTGCTGGAGGACGCCGCCGCTGCGTTCTACGAGGGCGAAGACGACTTCTTCGCGCACGCCAAAACTGTCGAGGCCGAAGCCAGGGGCGTGCTGGCCGAACACCGCCCCGACCTGGATCTCGATACGAACGTCGAGTTCTACACCGCCGTGTTGTTGTCCGGCGTCGGGATCCCGCCGGAACTGTTCACCCCGACGTTCGCGGTCTCGCGGGTCGCCGGTTGGAGCGCGCACTGTCTGGAACAACTCGATGACAACCGGCTGATCCGCCCGCGGAGCACCTTCGTCGGCGAGCACGACCGCCAGTGGGTTCCGCTTGGCGATCGATAG